One genomic segment of Acomys russatus chromosome 6, mAcoRus1.1, whole genome shotgun sequence includes these proteins:
- the Mrps14 gene encoding 28S ribosomal protein S14, mitochondrial, with amino-acid sequence MLRDVKRRKMAYEYADERLRINALRKNTILPKDLQDMAGEEIAALPRDSCPVRIRNRCIMTSRPRGVKRRWRLSRIVFRHLADHGLLSGVQRAIW; translated from the exons ATGTTGCGAGATGTGAAGAGACGAAAAATGGCTTATGAATATGCGGATGAGAGGCTTCGGATCAATGCACTCAGAAAAAATACCATTTTGCCAAAAGACCTTCAG GATATGGCTGGTGAGGAAATTGCTGCCCTTCCACGGGATAGCTGTCCTGTTAGAATCAGAAACCGGTGCATTATGACATCCCGCCCACGTGGTGTTAAGCGTCGTTGGAGGCTTAGTCGCATTGTCTTCCGCCATTTGGCTGACCATGGGCTACTTTCTGGAGTCCAGCGAGCAATATGGTAA